The genomic DNA GGCTTCGTTGCGTAATTTGTCAACCAGTTCGGCCACATTGGCAACCTTGACACCGGCTTCCCGCTTCTGCGGCTCGACGGTCTTCAGAACGTTCAGGCGCGGCGTCATATCAACTCCGTAATCCGCTGCCGTTTTCATATCGATCGGCTTTTTCTTGGCCTTCATGATATTCGGCAGCGACGCGTAGCGCGGTTCATTGAGACGCAGATCGGTGGTCACCACCGCCGGAAGTTTCAGTTTGATTGTCTGCAGCCCGCCATCAACTTCGCGGGTCACATTCATATCCCCTTCGCCCAGCGACAGCACAGAGGCGAAAGTGCCCTGGGACCAGCCCAGAAGAGCTGCCAGCATCTGGCCGGTCTGGTTGCAATCATCATCAATCGCCTGTTTTCCGGCAATCACCAGATCGGGCTTTTCCTCATCGACAATTTTTTGCAGAATTTTTGCCACCGCCAGCGGTTCGACCAGGTCGTCATGCTGCACCAGAATGCCGCGATCAGCCCCCATCGCCAGTGCCGTGCGGATGGTTTCCTGAGCCTGCTGCGGACCGATTGAAACCACAACGATTTCACTGGCTTTGCCGGCTTCGCGCAACCGCAATGCTTCCTCGACGGAAATTTCATCAAACGGGTTCATCGCCATTTTTACATTGGCCAGTTCAACGCCCGATCCATCCGTTCTAACCCGGATTTTGACATTGTAGTCAACCACCCGCTTAACGGGCACCAGTATTTTCATGATTGTCTCCAGATTGCGCGCTTATGTGCAAAATTTGTAGCGAACCTATCGGTGCCCTCTTACCCTGTCAACGACAGGGAACAACACAATTTTGTAGCAAATTCACTCGTCAGGAAAGGTCCAGACCCCGGTCGAATAAAGCCACGTCCCGGCGCTTCAGGAGAAGCACCAAAACCGCACCGGAGATGAGACCACCAATATGCGCCATCCACGCAACT from Pararhizobium sp. IMCC3301 includes the following:
- a CDS encoding electron transfer flavoprotein subunit beta/FixA family protein, encoding MKILVPVKRVVDYNVKIRVRTDGSGVELANVKMAMNPFDEISVEEALRLREAGKASEIVVVSIGPQQAQETIRTALAMGADRGILVQHDDLVEPLAVAKILQKIVDEEKPDLVIAGKQAIDDDCNQTGQMLAALLGWSQGTFASVLSLGEGDMNVTREVDGGLQTIKLKLPAVVTTDLRLNEPRYASLPNIMKAKKKPIDMKTAADYGVDMTPRLNVLKTVEPQKREAGVKVANVAELVDKLRNEANVL